In Tenacibaculum pacificus, a single window of DNA contains:
- the sucD gene encoding succinate--CoA ligase subunit alpha, which translates to MSVLVNKDSKIIVQGFTGSEGTFHAGQMIDYGTNVVGGVTPGKGGQEHIGKPVFNTVDEAVQKVGADTSIIFVPPAFAADAIMESAEAGIKVIICITEGIPTADMVKVKSYIDQLEGCTLVGPNCPGVITPDEAKVGIMPGFIFKKGKIGIVSKSGTLTYEAADQVVKQGYGITTAIGIGGDPIIGTTTKEAVELLMNDDETEAIVMIGEIGGNLEAEAARWIKADGNRKPVIGFIAGQTAPAGRTMGHAGAIVGGDDDTAQAKMKILAENGVHVVDSPAKIGEMVAKVLKNVLA; encoded by the coding sequence ATGAGTGTTTTAGTAAATAAAGATTCAAAAATTATAGTTCAAGGTTTTACAGGAAGTGAAGGTACTTTTCACGCTGGTCAAATGATCGATTACGGAACAAACGTCGTAGGAGGTGTAACACCAGGTAAAGGAGGACAAGAGCACATAGGTAAACCAGTTTTTAATACAGTTGACGAAGCTGTACAAAAAGTAGGAGCAGATACTTCTATTATTTTTGTACCACCAGCATTTGCTGCTGATGCTATTATGGAATCTGCTGAAGCAGGAATTAAAGTAATCATTTGTATTACTGAAGGAATTCCTACAGCTGATATGGTAAAAGTAAAGTCTTATATCGATCAATTAGAAGGATGTACTTTAGTAGGTCCTAACTGTCCAGGAGTAATTACTCCAGATGAGGCTAAAGTTGGTATTATGCCAGGTTTTATCTTCAAAAAAGGAAAAATTGGAATCGTTTCTAAGTCAGGTACTTTAACTTATGAAGCTGCTGATCAGGTTGTAAAACAAGGATATGGTATAACTACTGCAATAGGTATTGGTGGAGATCCAATTATTGGAACGACAACAAAAGAAGCTGTTGAGTTATTAATGAACGATGATGAAACAGAAGCAATCGTTATGATTGGTGAAATCGGTGGTAACTTAGAAGCTGAAGCTGCTCGTTGGATTAAAGCAGATGGTAACCGTAAGCCAGTTATTGGTTTTATCGCAGGTCAAACTGCACCAGCTGGTAGAACAATGGGGCATGCAGGTGCAATTGTAGGTGGTGATGATGATACTGCACAAGCAAAAATGAAAATTTTAGCTGAAAATGGAGTACACGTTGTAGATTCTCCAGCTAAAATTGGTGAAATGGTTGCAAAAGTATTAAAAAATGTTTTAGCATAG